The proteins below come from a single Cervus canadensis isolate Bull #8, Minnesota chromosome 2, ASM1932006v1, whole genome shotgun sequence genomic window:
- the FUBP1 gene encoding far upstream element-binding protein 1 isoform X16 has translation MADYSTVPPPSSGSAGGGGGGGGGGGVNDAFKDALQRARQIAAKIGGDAGTSLNSNDYGYGGQKRPLEDGDQPDAKKVAPQNDSFGTQLPPMHQQQSRSVMTEEYKVPDGMVGFIIGRGGEQISRIQQESGCKIQIAPDSGGLPERSCMLTGTPESVQSAKRLLDQIVEKGRPAPGFHHGDGPGNAVQEIMIPASKAGLVIGKGGETIKQLQERAGVKMVMIQDGPQNTGADKPLRITGDPYKVQQAKEMVLELIRDQGGFREVRNEYGSRIGGNEGIDVPIPRFAVGIVIGRNGEMIKKIQNDAGVRIQFKPDDGTTPDRIAQITGPPDRCQHAAEIITDLLRSVQAGNPGGPGPGGRGRGRGQGNWNMGPPGGLQEFNFIVPTGKTGLIIGKGGETIKSISQQSGARIELQRNPPPNADPNMKLFTIRGTPQQIDYARQLIEEKIGGPVNPLGPPVPHGPHGVPGPHGPPGPPGPGTPMGPYNPAPYNPGPPGPAPHGPPAPYAPQGWGNAYPHWQQQAPPDPAKTGTDPNSAAWAAYYAHYYQQQAQPPPAAPAGAPATTQTNGQGDQQNPAPAGQVDYTKAWEEYYKKMGQAVPAPTGAPPGGQPDYSAAWAEYYRQQAAYYAQTSPQGMPQHPPAPQGQ, from the exons ATGGCAGACTATTCAACAGTGCCTCCACCCTCCTCTGGCTCAGCCGgtggcggaggcggcggcggtgGTGGTGGAGGAGTTAACGATGCTTTCAAAGATGCACTGCAGAGAGCCCGGCAG attgcAGCAAAAATTGGAGGTGATGCTGGTACGTCACTGAATTCAAATGACTATGGTTATGGGGGACAAAAAAGACCTTTGGAAGATGGAG ATCAGCCAGATGCTAAGAAAGTTGCTCCTCAAAATGAct CTTTTGGAACACAGTTACCACCGATGCATCAGCAGCAAAG CAGGTCTGTAATGACAGAAGAATACAAAGTTCCAGATGGAATGGTTGGATTTA TAATTGGCAGAGGAGGTGAACAGATCTCACGCATACAACAGGAATCTGGATGTAAAATACAGATAGCTCCTG ACAGTGGTGGCCTTCCAGAAAGGTCTTGTATGTTAACTGGGACACCTGAGTCTGTCCA ATCAGCAAAACGGTTACTGGACCAGATTGTTGAAAAAGGAAGACCAGCCCCTGGCTTCCATCATGGTGATGGGCCAGGAAATGCAGTTCAAGAAATCATGATTCCAGCTAGCAAAGCAGGATTAGTTATTGGAAAGGGGGGAGAGACTATTAAACAACTTCAG GAACGGGCTGGAGTTAAAATGGTTATGATCCAAGATGGACCTCAGAATACTGGTGCTGACAAACCTCTTAGGATTACAGGAGACCCATACAAAGTTCAA CAAGCCAAGGAGATGGTGTTAGAGTTAATTCGTGATCAAGGTGGTTTCAGAGAAGTTCGAAATGAGTATGGGTCAAGAATAGGAGGAAATGAAGGAATAGAT GTCCCCATTCCAAGATTTGCTGTTGGCATTGTAATaggaagaaatggagagatgattaaaaaaatacaaaatgatgcTGGTGTTCGAATTCAGTTTAAGCCAG ATGATGGAACAACACCTGATAGAATAGCACAAATAACAGGACCTCCAGACAGATGTCAACATGCTGCAGAAATTATTACAGACCTTCTTCGAAGTGTTCAG GCTGGTAATCCTGGTGGACCTGGACCTGGTGGTCGAGGAAGAGGTAGAGGTCAAGGCAACTGGAACATGGGACCACCTGGTGGACTACAGGAATTTAATTTCATTGTCCcaactgggaaaactggattaATAATAGGAAAAG GGGGTGAAACCATAAAAAGCATAAGCCAACAGTCTGGTGCAAGAATAGAACTTCAGAGAAATCCTCCACCTAATGCAGATCCTAATATGAAGTTATTTACAATTCGTGGCACTCCACAGCAAATAGACTATGCTCGGCAACTCATAGAAGAAAAGATTGGT gGCCCAGTAAATCCTTTAGGGCCACCTGTACCCCATGGGCCCCATGGTGTCCCTGGCCCCCATGGGCCTCCTGGGCCTCCTGGACCAGGAACTCCAATGGGACCATATAACCCTGCACCTTATAATCCAGGACCGCCTGGGCCTGCTCCTCA TGGCCCTCCAGCTCCTTATGCTCCCCAGGGGTGGGGAAATGCATATCCACATTGGCAGCAACAAGCCCCTCCAGATCCAG CTAAAACAGGGACGGATCCAAATTCAGCAGCTTGGGCTGCTTATTATGCTCACTATTATCAGCAACAAGCACAGCCACCACCTGCAGCTCCTGCTGGTGCACCAGCTACAACCCAAACCAATGGACAAG GAGATCAGCAGAATCCAGCTCCAGCTGGACAGGTTGATTATACCAAGGCTTGGGAAGAGTACTACAAGAAAATGG GTCAAGCAGTTCCTGCTCCTACTGGTGCCCCCCCAGGTGGTCAGCCAGATTACAGTGCAGCCTGGGCTGAGTACTACAGACAGCAAGCAGCCTACTATGCCCAGACAAGTCCCCAGGGAATGCCGCAGCATCCTCCAGCACCTCAG GGCCAATAA
- the FUBP1 gene encoding far upstream element-binding protein 1 isoform X8 — translation MADYSTVPPPSSGSAGGGGGGGGGGGVNDAFKDALQRARQIAAKIGGDAGTSLNSNDYGYGGQKRPLEDGDQPDAKKVAPQNDSFGTQLPPMHQQQRSVMTEEYKVPDGMVGFIIGRGGEQISRIQQESGCKIQIAPDSGGLPERSCMLTGTPESVQSAKRLLDQIVEKGRPAPGFHHGDGPGNAVQEIMIPASKAGLVIGKGGETIKQLQERAGVKMVMIQDGPQNTGADKPLRITGDPYKVQQAKEMVLELIRDQGGFREVRNEYGSRIGGNEGIDVPIPRFAVGIVIGRNGEMIKKIQNDAGVRIQFKPDDGTTPDRIAQITGPPDRCQHAAEIITDLLRSVQAGNPGGPGPGGRGRGRGQGNWNMGPPGGLQEFNFIVPTGKTGLIIGKGGETIKSISQQSGARIELQRNPPPNADPNMKLFTIRGTPQQIDYARQLIEEKIGGPVNPLGPPVPHGPHGVPGPHGPPGPPGPGTPMGPYNPAPYNPGPPGPAPHGPPAPYAPQGWGNAYPHWQQQAPPDPAKTGTDPNSAAWAAYYAHYYQQQAQPPPAAPAGAPATTQTNGQGNYGDQQNPAPAGQVDYTKAWEEYYKKMGQQGQTQDYSKAWEEYYKKQGQAVPAPTGAPPGGQPDYSAAWAEYYRQQAAYYAQTSPQGMPQHPPAPQCRFDPASIELAL, via the exons ATGGCAGACTATTCAACAGTGCCTCCACCCTCCTCTGGCTCAGCCGgtggcggaggcggcggcggtgGTGGTGGAGGAGTTAACGATGCTTTCAAAGATGCACTGCAGAGAGCCCGGCAG attgcAGCAAAAATTGGAGGTGATGCTGGTACGTCACTGAATTCAAATGACTATGGTTATGGGGGACAAAAAAGACCTTTGGAAGATGGAG ATCAGCCAGATGCTAAGAAAGTTGCTCCTCAAAATGAct CTTTTGGAACACAGTTACCACCGATGCATCAGCAGCAAAG GTCTGTAATGACAGAAGAATACAAAGTTCCAGATGGAATGGTTGGATTTA TAATTGGCAGAGGAGGTGAACAGATCTCACGCATACAACAGGAATCTGGATGTAAAATACAGATAGCTCCTG ACAGTGGTGGCCTTCCAGAAAGGTCTTGTATGTTAACTGGGACACCTGAGTCTGTCCA ATCAGCAAAACGGTTACTGGACCAGATTGTTGAAAAAGGAAGACCAGCCCCTGGCTTCCATCATGGTGATGGGCCAGGAAATGCAGTTCAAGAAATCATGATTCCAGCTAGCAAAGCAGGATTAGTTATTGGAAAGGGGGGAGAGACTATTAAACAACTTCAG GAACGGGCTGGAGTTAAAATGGTTATGATCCAAGATGGACCTCAGAATACTGGTGCTGACAAACCTCTTAGGATTACAGGAGACCCATACAAAGTTCAA CAAGCCAAGGAGATGGTGTTAGAGTTAATTCGTGATCAAGGTGGTTTCAGAGAAGTTCGAAATGAGTATGGGTCAAGAATAGGAGGAAATGAAGGAATAGAT GTCCCCATTCCAAGATTTGCTGTTGGCATTGTAATaggaagaaatggagagatgattaaaaaaatacaaaatgatgcTGGTGTTCGAATTCAGTTTAAGCCAG ATGATGGAACAACACCTGATAGAATAGCACAAATAACAGGACCTCCAGACAGATGTCAACATGCTGCAGAAATTATTACAGACCTTCTTCGAAGTGTTCAG GCTGGTAATCCTGGTGGACCTGGACCTGGTGGTCGAGGAAGAGGTAGAGGTCAAGGCAACTGGAACATGGGACCACCTGGTGGACTACAGGAATTTAATTTCATTGTCCcaactgggaaaactggattaATAATAGGAAAAG GGGGTGAAACCATAAAAAGCATAAGCCAACAGTCTGGTGCAAGAATAGAACTTCAGAGAAATCCTCCACCTAATGCAGATCCTAATATGAAGTTATTTACAATTCGTGGCACTCCACAGCAAATAGACTATGCTCGGCAACTCATAGAAGAAAAGATTGGT gGCCCAGTAAATCCTTTAGGGCCACCTGTACCCCATGGGCCCCATGGTGTCCCTGGCCCCCATGGGCCTCCTGGGCCTCCTGGACCAGGAACTCCAATGGGACCATATAACCCTGCACCTTATAATCCAGGACCGCCTGGGCCTGCTCCTCA TGGCCCTCCAGCTCCTTATGCTCCCCAGGGGTGGGGAAATGCATATCCACATTGGCAGCAACAAGCCCCTCCAGATCCAG CTAAAACAGGGACGGATCCAAATTCAGCAGCTTGGGCTGCTTATTATGCTCACTATTATCAGCAACAAGCACAGCCACCACCTGCAGCTCCTGCTGGTGCACCAGCTACAACCCAAACCAATGGACAAGGTAACTATG GAGATCAGCAGAATCCAGCTCCAGCTGGACAGGTTGATTATACCAAGGCTTGGGAAGAGTACTACAAGAAAATGG GTCAACAAGGGCAGACACAAGATTATTCAAAGGCTTGGGAGGAATATTACAAGAAGCAAG GTCAAGCAGTTCCTGCTCCTACTGGTGCCCCCCCAGGTGGTCAGCCAGATTACAGTGCAGCCTGGGCTGAGTACTACAGACAGCAAGCAGCCTACTATGCCCAGACAAGTCCCCAGGGAATGCCGCAGCATCCTCCAGCACCTCAG tgcaggtttgatccagCCAGTATAGAACTAGCTCTGTAG
- the FUBP1 gene encoding far upstream element-binding protein 1 isoform X6: MADYSTVPPPSSGSAGGGGGGGGGGGVNDAFKDALQRARQIAAKIGGDAGTSLNSNDYGYGGQKRPLEDGDGSWTSPSSTTHWEGMPSPFKDQPDAKKVAPQNDSFGTQLPPMHQQQSRSVMTEEYKVPDGMVGFIIGRGGEQISRIQQESGCKIQIAPDSGGLPERSCMLTGTPESVQSAKRLLDQIVEKGRPAPGFHHGDGPGNAVQEIMIPASKAGLVIGKGGETIKQLQERAGVKMVMIQDGPQNTGADKPLRITGDPYKVQQAKEMVLELIRDQGGFREVRNEYGSRIGGNEGIDVPIPRFAVGIVIGRNGEMIKKIQNDAGVRIQFKPDDGTTPDRIAQITGPPDRCQHAAEIITDLLRSVQAGNPGGPGPGGRGRGRGQGNWNMGPPGGLQEFNFIVPTGKTGLIIGKGGETIKSISQQSGARIELQRNPPPNADPNMKLFTIRGTPQQIDYARQLIEEKIGGPVNPLGPPVPHGPHGVPGPHGPPGPPGPGTPMGPYNPAPYNPGPPGPAPHGPPAPYAPQGWGNAYPHWQQQAPPDPAKTGTDPNSAAWAAYYAHYYQQQAQPPPAAPAGAPATTQTNGQGNYGDQQNPAPAGQVDYTKAWEEYYKKMGQAVPAPTGAPPGGQPDYSAAWAEYYRQQAAYYAQTSPQGMPQHPPAPQCRFDPASIELAL; encoded by the exons ATGGCAGACTATTCAACAGTGCCTCCACCCTCCTCTGGCTCAGCCGgtggcggaggcggcggcggtgGTGGTGGAGGAGTTAACGATGCTTTCAAAGATGCACTGCAGAGAGCCCGGCAG attgcAGCAAAAATTGGAGGTGATGCTGGTACGTCACTGAATTCAAATGACTATGGTTATGGGGGACAAAAAAGACCTTTGGAAGATGGAG atGGCTCTTGGACAAGTCCGAGCAGTACAACACACTGGGAGGGAATGCCCTCTCCTTTTAAAG ATCAGCCAGATGCTAAGAAAGTTGCTCCTCAAAATGAct CTTTTGGAACACAGTTACCACCGATGCATCAGCAGCAAAG CAGGTCTGTAATGACAGAAGAATACAAAGTTCCAGATGGAATGGTTGGATTTA TAATTGGCAGAGGAGGTGAACAGATCTCACGCATACAACAGGAATCTGGATGTAAAATACAGATAGCTCCTG ACAGTGGTGGCCTTCCAGAAAGGTCTTGTATGTTAACTGGGACACCTGAGTCTGTCCA ATCAGCAAAACGGTTACTGGACCAGATTGTTGAAAAAGGAAGACCAGCCCCTGGCTTCCATCATGGTGATGGGCCAGGAAATGCAGTTCAAGAAATCATGATTCCAGCTAGCAAAGCAGGATTAGTTATTGGAAAGGGGGGAGAGACTATTAAACAACTTCAG GAACGGGCTGGAGTTAAAATGGTTATGATCCAAGATGGACCTCAGAATACTGGTGCTGACAAACCTCTTAGGATTACAGGAGACCCATACAAAGTTCAA CAAGCCAAGGAGATGGTGTTAGAGTTAATTCGTGATCAAGGTGGTTTCAGAGAAGTTCGAAATGAGTATGGGTCAAGAATAGGAGGAAATGAAGGAATAGAT GTCCCCATTCCAAGATTTGCTGTTGGCATTGTAATaggaagaaatggagagatgattaaaaaaatacaaaatgatgcTGGTGTTCGAATTCAGTTTAAGCCAG ATGATGGAACAACACCTGATAGAATAGCACAAATAACAGGACCTCCAGACAGATGTCAACATGCTGCAGAAATTATTACAGACCTTCTTCGAAGTGTTCAG GCTGGTAATCCTGGTGGACCTGGACCTGGTGGTCGAGGAAGAGGTAGAGGTCAAGGCAACTGGAACATGGGACCACCTGGTGGACTACAGGAATTTAATTTCATTGTCCcaactgggaaaactggattaATAATAGGAAAAG GGGGTGAAACCATAAAAAGCATAAGCCAACAGTCTGGTGCAAGAATAGAACTTCAGAGAAATCCTCCACCTAATGCAGATCCTAATATGAAGTTATTTACAATTCGTGGCACTCCACAGCAAATAGACTATGCTCGGCAACTCATAGAAGAAAAGATTGGT gGCCCAGTAAATCCTTTAGGGCCACCTGTACCCCATGGGCCCCATGGTGTCCCTGGCCCCCATGGGCCTCCTGGGCCTCCTGGACCAGGAACTCCAATGGGACCATATAACCCTGCACCTTATAATCCAGGACCGCCTGGGCCTGCTCCTCA TGGCCCTCCAGCTCCTTATGCTCCCCAGGGGTGGGGAAATGCATATCCACATTGGCAGCAACAAGCCCCTCCAGATCCAG CTAAAACAGGGACGGATCCAAATTCAGCAGCTTGGGCTGCTTATTATGCTCACTATTATCAGCAACAAGCACAGCCACCACCTGCAGCTCCTGCTGGTGCACCAGCTACAACCCAAACCAATGGACAAGGTAACTATG GAGATCAGCAGAATCCAGCTCCAGCTGGACAGGTTGATTATACCAAGGCTTGGGAAGAGTACTACAAGAAAATGG GTCAAGCAGTTCCTGCTCCTACTGGTGCCCCCCCAGGTGGTCAGCCAGATTACAGTGCAGCCTGGGCTGAGTACTACAGACAGCAAGCAGCCTACTATGCCCAGACAAGTCCCCAGGGAATGCCGCAGCATCCTCCAGCACCTCAG tgcaggtttgatccagCCAGTATAGAACTAGCTCTGTAG
- the FUBP1 gene encoding far upstream element-binding protein 1 isoform X10 — protein MADYSTVPPPSSGSAGGGGGGGGGGGVNDAFKDALQRARQIAAKIGGDAGTSLNSNDYGYGGQKRPLEDGDGSWTSPSSTTHWEGMPSPFKDQPDAKKVAPQNDSFGTQLPPMHQQQRSVMTEEYKVPDGMVGFIIGRGGEQISRIQQESGCKIQIAPDSGGLPERSCMLTGTPESVQSAKRLLDQIVEKGRPAPGFHHGDGPGNAVQEIMIPASKAGLVIGKGGETIKQLQERAGVKMVMIQDGPQNTGADKPLRITGDPYKVQQAKEMVLELIRDQGGFREVRNEYGSRIGGNEGIDVPIPRFAVGIVIGRNGEMIKKIQNDAGVRIQFKPDDGTTPDRIAQITGPPDRCQHAAEIITDLLRSVQAGNPGGPGPGGRGRGRGQGNWNMGPPGGLQEFNFIVPTGKTGLIIGKGGETIKSISQQSGARIELQRNPPPNADPNMKLFTIRGTPQQIDYARQLIEEKIGGPVNPLGPPVPHGPHGVPGPHGPPGPPGPGTPMGPYNPAPYNPGPPGPAPHGPPAPYAPQGWGNAYPHWQQQAPPDPAKTGTDPNSAAWAAYYAHYYQQQAQPPPAAPAGAPATTQTNGQGDQQNPAPAGQVDYTKAWEEYYKKMGQAVPAPTGAPPGGQPDYSAAWAEYYRQQAAYYAQTSPQGMPQHPPAPQCRFDPASIELAL, from the exons ATGGCAGACTATTCAACAGTGCCTCCACCCTCCTCTGGCTCAGCCGgtggcggaggcggcggcggtgGTGGTGGAGGAGTTAACGATGCTTTCAAAGATGCACTGCAGAGAGCCCGGCAG attgcAGCAAAAATTGGAGGTGATGCTGGTACGTCACTGAATTCAAATGACTATGGTTATGGGGGACAAAAAAGACCTTTGGAAGATGGAG atGGCTCTTGGACAAGTCCGAGCAGTACAACACACTGGGAGGGAATGCCCTCTCCTTTTAAAG ATCAGCCAGATGCTAAGAAAGTTGCTCCTCAAAATGAct CTTTTGGAACACAGTTACCACCGATGCATCAGCAGCAAAG GTCTGTAATGACAGAAGAATACAAAGTTCCAGATGGAATGGTTGGATTTA TAATTGGCAGAGGAGGTGAACAGATCTCACGCATACAACAGGAATCTGGATGTAAAATACAGATAGCTCCTG ACAGTGGTGGCCTTCCAGAAAGGTCTTGTATGTTAACTGGGACACCTGAGTCTGTCCA ATCAGCAAAACGGTTACTGGACCAGATTGTTGAAAAAGGAAGACCAGCCCCTGGCTTCCATCATGGTGATGGGCCAGGAAATGCAGTTCAAGAAATCATGATTCCAGCTAGCAAAGCAGGATTAGTTATTGGAAAGGGGGGAGAGACTATTAAACAACTTCAG GAACGGGCTGGAGTTAAAATGGTTATGATCCAAGATGGACCTCAGAATACTGGTGCTGACAAACCTCTTAGGATTACAGGAGACCCATACAAAGTTCAA CAAGCCAAGGAGATGGTGTTAGAGTTAATTCGTGATCAAGGTGGTTTCAGAGAAGTTCGAAATGAGTATGGGTCAAGAATAGGAGGAAATGAAGGAATAGAT GTCCCCATTCCAAGATTTGCTGTTGGCATTGTAATaggaagaaatggagagatgattaaaaaaatacaaaatgatgcTGGTGTTCGAATTCAGTTTAAGCCAG ATGATGGAACAACACCTGATAGAATAGCACAAATAACAGGACCTCCAGACAGATGTCAACATGCTGCAGAAATTATTACAGACCTTCTTCGAAGTGTTCAG GCTGGTAATCCTGGTGGACCTGGACCTGGTGGTCGAGGAAGAGGTAGAGGTCAAGGCAACTGGAACATGGGACCACCTGGTGGACTACAGGAATTTAATTTCATTGTCCcaactgggaaaactggattaATAATAGGAAAAG GGGGTGAAACCATAAAAAGCATAAGCCAACAGTCTGGTGCAAGAATAGAACTTCAGAGAAATCCTCCACCTAATGCAGATCCTAATATGAAGTTATTTACAATTCGTGGCACTCCACAGCAAATAGACTATGCTCGGCAACTCATAGAAGAAAAGATTGGT gGCCCAGTAAATCCTTTAGGGCCACCTGTACCCCATGGGCCCCATGGTGTCCCTGGCCCCCATGGGCCTCCTGGGCCTCCTGGACCAGGAACTCCAATGGGACCATATAACCCTGCACCTTATAATCCAGGACCGCCTGGGCCTGCTCCTCA TGGCCCTCCAGCTCCTTATGCTCCCCAGGGGTGGGGAAATGCATATCCACATTGGCAGCAACAAGCCCCTCCAGATCCAG CTAAAACAGGGACGGATCCAAATTCAGCAGCTTGGGCTGCTTATTATGCTCACTATTATCAGCAACAAGCACAGCCACCACCTGCAGCTCCTGCTGGTGCACCAGCTACAACCCAAACCAATGGACAAG GAGATCAGCAGAATCCAGCTCCAGCTGGACAGGTTGATTATACCAAGGCTTGGGAAGAGTACTACAAGAAAATGG GTCAAGCAGTTCCTGCTCCTACTGGTGCCCCCCCAGGTGGTCAGCCAGATTACAGTGCAGCCTGGGCTGAGTACTACAGACAGCAAGCAGCCTACTATGCCCAGACAAGTCCCCAGGGAATGCCGCAGCATCCTCCAGCACCTCAG tgcaggtttgatccagCCAGTATAGAACTAGCTCTGTAG
- the FUBP1 gene encoding far upstream element-binding protein 1 isoform X9 — translation MADYSTVPPPSSGSAGGGGGGGGGGGVNDAFKDALQRARQIAAKIGGDAGTSLNSNDYGYGGQKRPLEDGDGSWTSPSSTTHWEGMPSPFKDQPDAKKVAPQNDSFGTQLPPMHQQQSRSVMTEEYKVPDGMVGFIIGRGGEQISRIQQESGCKIQIAPDSGGLPERSCMLTGTPESVQSAKRLLDQIVEKGRPAPGFHHGDGPGNAVQEIMIPASKAGLVIGKGGETIKQLQERAGVKMVMIQDGPQNTGADKPLRITGDPYKVQQAKEMVLELIRDQGGFREVRNEYGSRIGGNEGIDVPIPRFAVGIVIGRNGEMIKKIQNDAGVRIQFKPDDGTTPDRIAQITGPPDRCQHAAEIITDLLRSVQAGNPGGPGPGGRGRGRGQGNWNMGPPGGLQEFNFIVPTGKTGLIIGKGGETIKSISQQSGARIELQRNPPPNADPNMKLFTIRGTPQQIDYARQLIEEKIGGPVNPLGPPVPHGPHGVPGPHGPPGPPGPGTPMGPYNPAPYNPGPPGPAPHGPPAPYAPQGWGNAYPHWQQQAPPDPAKTGTDPNSAAWAAYYAHYYQQQAQPPPAAPAGAPATTQTNGQGDQQNPAPAGQVDYTKAWEEYYKKMGQAVPAPTGAPPGGQPDYSAAWAEYYRQQAAYYAQTSPQGMPQHPPAPQCRFDPASIELAL, via the exons ATGGCAGACTATTCAACAGTGCCTCCACCCTCCTCTGGCTCAGCCGgtggcggaggcggcggcggtgGTGGTGGAGGAGTTAACGATGCTTTCAAAGATGCACTGCAGAGAGCCCGGCAG attgcAGCAAAAATTGGAGGTGATGCTGGTACGTCACTGAATTCAAATGACTATGGTTATGGGGGACAAAAAAGACCTTTGGAAGATGGAG atGGCTCTTGGACAAGTCCGAGCAGTACAACACACTGGGAGGGAATGCCCTCTCCTTTTAAAG ATCAGCCAGATGCTAAGAAAGTTGCTCCTCAAAATGAct CTTTTGGAACACAGTTACCACCGATGCATCAGCAGCAAAG CAGGTCTGTAATGACAGAAGAATACAAAGTTCCAGATGGAATGGTTGGATTTA TAATTGGCAGAGGAGGTGAACAGATCTCACGCATACAACAGGAATCTGGATGTAAAATACAGATAGCTCCTG ACAGTGGTGGCCTTCCAGAAAGGTCTTGTATGTTAACTGGGACACCTGAGTCTGTCCA ATCAGCAAAACGGTTACTGGACCAGATTGTTGAAAAAGGAAGACCAGCCCCTGGCTTCCATCATGGTGATGGGCCAGGAAATGCAGTTCAAGAAATCATGATTCCAGCTAGCAAAGCAGGATTAGTTATTGGAAAGGGGGGAGAGACTATTAAACAACTTCAG GAACGGGCTGGAGTTAAAATGGTTATGATCCAAGATGGACCTCAGAATACTGGTGCTGACAAACCTCTTAGGATTACAGGAGACCCATACAAAGTTCAA CAAGCCAAGGAGATGGTGTTAGAGTTAATTCGTGATCAAGGTGGTTTCAGAGAAGTTCGAAATGAGTATGGGTCAAGAATAGGAGGAAATGAAGGAATAGAT GTCCCCATTCCAAGATTTGCTGTTGGCATTGTAATaggaagaaatggagagatgattaaaaaaatacaaaatgatgcTGGTGTTCGAATTCAGTTTAAGCCAG ATGATGGAACAACACCTGATAGAATAGCACAAATAACAGGACCTCCAGACAGATGTCAACATGCTGCAGAAATTATTACAGACCTTCTTCGAAGTGTTCAG GCTGGTAATCCTGGTGGACCTGGACCTGGTGGTCGAGGAAGAGGTAGAGGTCAAGGCAACTGGAACATGGGACCACCTGGTGGACTACAGGAATTTAATTTCATTGTCCcaactgggaaaactggattaATAATAGGAAAAG GGGGTGAAACCATAAAAAGCATAAGCCAACAGTCTGGTGCAAGAATAGAACTTCAGAGAAATCCTCCACCTAATGCAGATCCTAATATGAAGTTATTTACAATTCGTGGCACTCCACAGCAAATAGACTATGCTCGGCAACTCATAGAAGAAAAGATTGGT gGCCCAGTAAATCCTTTAGGGCCACCTGTACCCCATGGGCCCCATGGTGTCCCTGGCCCCCATGGGCCTCCTGGGCCTCCTGGACCAGGAACTCCAATGGGACCATATAACCCTGCACCTTATAATCCAGGACCGCCTGGGCCTGCTCCTCA TGGCCCTCCAGCTCCTTATGCTCCCCAGGGGTGGGGAAATGCATATCCACATTGGCAGCAACAAGCCCCTCCAGATCCAG CTAAAACAGGGACGGATCCAAATTCAGCAGCTTGGGCTGCTTATTATGCTCACTATTATCAGCAACAAGCACAGCCACCACCTGCAGCTCCTGCTGGTGCACCAGCTACAACCCAAACCAATGGACAAG GAGATCAGCAGAATCCAGCTCCAGCTGGACAGGTTGATTATACCAAGGCTTGGGAAGAGTACTACAAGAAAATGG GTCAAGCAGTTCCTGCTCCTACTGGTGCCCCCCCAGGTGGTCAGCCAGATTACAGTGCAGCCTGGGCTGAGTACTACAGACAGCAAGCAGCCTACTATGCCCAGACAAGTCCCCAGGGAATGCCGCAGCATCCTCCAGCACCTCAG tgcaggtttgatccagCCAGTATAGAACTAGCTCTGTAG